A part of Arthrobacter dokdonellae genomic DNA contains:
- a CDS encoding SDR family oxidoreductase, with protein MKQLQKGPMAGRTVLVTGASGGIGRATAVGLAGMGAHVAIVGRDPGRVEGAAREIRAAGGGEVDAFVADMSSQTEVRRLAGEVLAALPRIEVLINNAGGCWDTRHVSADGLERTFALNHLAPFLLTNLLMERMLEADKARVVTVASNAQALGRIDFGDLQGEHAYSGARAYNQSKLANVMFSHELARRLAGSRVTANVLHPGVVNTRFGAEDPGTIQRVLVPFLRPLMKSPARGAATSVLLASAPELEGVTGCYFANGKARKSSTRSYDEAAAARLWRVSADLVGLGAPAWDAKPG; from the coding sequence ATGAAGCAACTGCAGAAAGGGCCCATGGCCGGGCGGACCGTGCTGGTCACCGGGGCGAGCGGGGGGATCGGCCGGGCAACCGCCGTCGGACTGGCCGGGATGGGTGCGCACGTGGCCATTGTGGGGCGGGATCCCGGACGGGTTGAGGGGGCAGCCCGGGAGATTCGCGCCGCGGGCGGCGGGGAGGTGGATGCGTTCGTTGCGGACATGTCCTCGCAGACGGAGGTGCGGCGCCTGGCGGGGGAAGTGCTGGCAGCGCTGCCGCGGATCGAGGTCCTCATCAACAATGCAGGCGGCTGCTGGGACACCCGGCATGTGAGCGCCGACGGACTCGAACGCACTTTTGCGCTCAACCACTTGGCGCCGTTCCTGCTGACGAACCTGCTGATGGAACGGATGCTGGAAGCAGACAAAGCGCGGGTGGTGACGGTGGCGTCGAACGCGCAGGCGCTGGGACGGATTGACTTCGGCGACCTGCAGGGCGAACACGCCTATTCGGGGGCGCGGGCCTACAACCAGTCCAAACTGGCCAATGTGATGTTCAGCCACGAACTGGCCAGAAGGCTCGCCGGCAGCCGCGTCACGGCCAACGTCCTCCACCCTGGCGTGGTGAACACGCGGTTCGGGGCCGAGGATCCCGGCACCATCCAACGTGTGCTGGTTCCCTTCCTGCGGCCCCTGATGAAGTCCCCGGCGCGGGGTGCGGCGACGTCGGTTCTGCTGGCGTCCGCGCCCGAACTGGAGGGGGTGACGGGCTGCTACTTTGCCAACGGAAAGGCCCGCAAGTCCTCCACCCGGTCCTATGACGAGGCTGCGGCGGCGCGGCTTTGGCGAGTCAGCGCGGACCTGGTGGGCCTGGGTGCGCCTGCTTGGGACGCAAAGCCGGGATGA
- a CDS encoding DUF4389 domain-containing protein — protein MSTSVPFETPSKPGPPAGRMPGMHMFALVAGILLGTASLGALGTSLPLPGTLVGMALGATLILLGAAGLGRGISPGAPTEAGRTGSGVSMPAQLTGQLDPGLSRWKWLVKWFLAIPHYAVLAFLWVAFPVVTVAAGVAILFTGRYPAPLFQFAVGVLRWNWRVSFYAYGVLGTDEYPPFTLARTPYPADFDVAYPASLSHWKVLVKSWLFALPQLLVVSLLTGGAWASSSASGISLVGVLVLIAAVILLVTGVYRVGVFNLLMGINRWALRTMAYVALMTDKYPPFRLDQGPFDPPVRVVKPASA, from the coding sequence TGCCGGGGATGCACATGTTCGCACTCGTTGCCGGCATCCTCCTGGGGACAGCCTCGCTGGGGGCGCTGGGCACGTCCCTTCCCCTTCCCGGGACGCTGGTCGGAATGGCCCTCGGCGCAACCTTGATCCTGCTTGGAGCCGCCGGGCTCGGCCGGGGCATCAGCCCGGGCGCGCCGACGGAGGCAGGAAGGACCGGAAGCGGGGTGTCCATGCCCGCACAACTGACCGGGCAGCTCGACCCGGGGCTGTCCCGGTGGAAGTGGCTGGTCAAGTGGTTCCTGGCGATTCCGCACTATGCCGTTCTGGCCTTTCTCTGGGTTGCCTTCCCGGTGGTGACCGTTGCCGCGGGCGTGGCCATCCTGTTTACCGGGCGCTATCCGGCACCCTTGTTTCAGTTCGCGGTCGGCGTGTTGCGCTGGAACTGGCGCGTCTCCTTTTACGCCTATGGCGTGCTGGGAACGGACGAATACCCGCCATTCACGCTGGCCCGCACGCCCTACCCGGCGGACTTCGACGTCGCCTATCCGGCGAGCCTGTCCCATTGGAAGGTCCTGGTGAAGTCGTGGCTCTTCGCCCTGCCGCAACTGCTGGTCGTCTCGCTGCTGACAGGCGGTGCATGGGCGTCCTCGTCGGCCTCGGGCATCTCGTTGGTGGGCGTTCTGGTCCTGATTGCCGCCGTCATCCTGCTCGTCACGGGCGTATACCGCGTGGGCGTGTTCAACCTGCTCATGGGCATCAACCGGTGGGCGCTGCGCACCATGGCCTATGTGGCGCTGATGACAGACAAGTACCCGCCGTTCCGCCTGGACCAGGGGCCGTTCGATCCTCCGGTCCGCGTGGTGAAGCCCGCATCCGCCTGA